In a genomic window of Fibrobacter sp. UWH4:
- the nirJ1 gene encoding putative heme d1 biosynthesis radical SAM protein NirJ1 codes for MISITKLLMDTPNYGDQLRYEPKAHECKNGVAPGRGPVVVWNCTKTCNLSCVHCYARSEAIKYQNELTHEEGLALIDQLADFKVPVILFSGGEPLLRPDFFELANYAASKGIRPTISTNGTCITPEVAQKLKDMGVGYVGISLDGCEATHDKFRGKEGAYKLALRGIRNCVATGQKVGLRFTITRYNVQDLNAIFDLLEAENIDRVCFYHLVYSGRGSAMVQNDLNHEESRKAIDLIIDRTLDFKKRGVNKEILTVDNHADAIYLYRRMQREDPARAEKVLELIRRNGGNRSGMAFGNVDSIGNVHPDQFTQYITLGNVRERSFGEIWSDESNPIMAGLKNRKPILKGRCPKCAYLNLCNGNFRTRAEAVTGDFWEEDPACYLTDEEING; via the coding sequence ATGATTAGTATTACCAAGCTTTTGATGGATACGCCGAATTACGGCGACCAGCTGCGTTATGAACCCAAGGCCCATGAATGCAAGAACGGCGTTGCTCCGGGTCGCGGCCCCGTGGTGGTGTGGAATTGCACCAAGACTTGCAACCTGAGTTGTGTGCACTGTTATGCCCGTTCCGAGGCTATTAAGTACCAGAACGAATTGACCCACGAAGAAGGCTTGGCGTTAATTGATCAGTTGGCCGATTTCAAGGTTCCGGTAATTCTCTTTAGCGGCGGTGAACCTTTGCTCCGTCCCGATTTTTTTGAATTGGCAAATTATGCGGCCTCTAAGGGAATTCGCCCGACTATCAGCACCAACGGCACCTGCATTACGCCTGAGGTCGCCCAAAAACTCAAGGACATGGGTGTGGGCTACGTGGGCATTAGCCTCGATGGCTGCGAAGCGACCCACGACAAGTTCCGCGGCAAGGAAGGCGCATACAAACTCGCTTTGCGCGGAATCCGCAATTGTGTGGCGACGGGCCAGAAGGTGGGGCTCCGCTTTACGATTACGCGCTACAACGTGCAAGACTTGAATGCGATTTTTGACTTGCTCGAAGCCGAAAATATCGACCGCGTGTGCTTCTATCACCTGGTTTACAGCGGCCGCGGCTCGGCGATGGTGCAAAATGATTTGAATCATGAAGAAAGCCGCAAGGCTATCGATTTGATTATTGACCGTACGCTCGACTTCAAGAAACGTGGAGTCAACAAGGAAATCTTGACGGTGGATAACCACGCCGATGCCATTTACCTGTATCGCCGTATGCAGCGCGAAGATCCGGCTCGCGCCGAGAAGGTGCTTGAACTCATTAGGCGCAATGGCGGCAACCGCAGCGGCATGGCCTTCGGTAACGTCGACAGCATCGGAAACGTTCACCCCGACCAGTTTACGCAGTATATTACGCTCGGCAACGTACGCGAACGCAGTTTCGGCGAAATCTGGAGTGACGAATCGAATCCGATTATGGCGGGCCTCAAGAACAGGAAGCCGATTCTGAAGGGACGCTGCCCCAAGTGCGCCTACCTGAACCTCTGCAACGGCAACTTCCGCACTCGCGCCGAGGCGGTGACAGGAGACTTCTGGGAAGAAGATCCGGCCTGCTACCTGACGGACGAAGAAATTAATGGATAA
- a CDS encoding M23 family metallopeptidase has product MKWTTLTLTALLPFALFAKEIDISSTSETLIENGKENAAKEIIAVEDSSQKWKATESLNLKDAGNSPVISNEVASTNSLSDSLTDFPQTDSLASNNDESTEEGNEEAGAESEEAEAELEADMAEADSATIDSLQKLTLDMTTAFVPSASRRVSAPYGIRTYRMHRGVDLGLCHGEDRTIVAAFKGTVVKVRNQGRRKGYGKYVILDHGNGLTTLYAHLASWQVNVGDTLQAGDTIGVGGNTGRSFGAHLHFEMRFNGNYIDPATVFNFEEGTFLNAMTEIDEVKLQLVEADFQKELAKHRYYKVRRGDCLGKIARKYGISIRRLKQLNNIKGNMIRPGQVLRCS; this is encoded by the coding sequence ATGAAATGGACGACCCTTACACTGACCGCCTTGTTGCCTTTTGCGCTTTTCGCAAAAGAAATCGATATTTCATCCACTTCAGAGACACTGATTGAAAACGGTAAAGAAAATGCGGCGAAAGAAATTATTGCCGTTGAAGACTCTTCACAAAAATGGAAAGCCACGGAAAGCCTCAATCTAAAAGATGCCGGAAACTCCCCCGTCATTTCTAACGAGGTGGCAAGCACTAATTCTCTCTCCGATTCTTTAACTGATTTCCCCCAAACAGATTCTCTTGCCTCAAACAACGATGAAAGCACCGAAGAAGGCAACGAAGAAGCTGGTGCTGAAAGTGAAGAAGCCGAAGCGGAACTCGAGGCCGACATGGCCGAAGCCGATTCCGCAACCATAGATTCGCTGCAAAAACTCACGCTTGACATGACAACCGCCTTTGTTCCGTCTGCAAGCAGGCGCGTTTCAGCCCCTTACGGCATCCGAACCTACCGTATGCACCGAGGGGTCGATTTGGGACTCTGCCACGGCGAAGACCGCACCATTGTCGCTGCATTCAAGGGAACAGTCGTCAAGGTCCGCAACCAAGGCCGTCGCAAGGGCTACGGAAAATACGTCATCCTCGACCACGGGAACGGCCTCACTACTTTATATGCACACCTCGCCAGCTGGCAAGTCAATGTCGGCGATACACTGCAGGCCGGCGATACTATCGGCGTCGGAGGCAACACGGGGCGTTCTTTCGGAGCGCACCTGCATTTTGAGATGCGATTCAACGGAAACTACATCGACCCCGCAACGGTCTTCAATTTCGAAGAAGGTACATTCCTCAACGCGATGACCGAAATCGACGAAGTCAAGCTACAACTCGTCGAAGCGGATTTCCAGAAAGAACTCGCCAAGCACCGCTACTACAAGGTTCGCCGAGGCGACTGCCTCGGAAAAATCGCCCGCAAGTACGGAATTTCAATCAGGCGCCTCAAGCAGTTGAACAACATCAAGGGCAACATGATCCGTCCGGGTCAAGTGCTCCGCTGTTCCTAA